In Geotalea uraniireducens, one genomic interval encodes:
- a CDS encoding lipid biosynthesis B12-binding/radical SAM protein gives MKVLLISANRERSPYPVFPIGLAYLAGPLAAAGHELRAIDLCFSTEPEEDVTRAMADFAPAAVVVSVRNIDNVTWPGCRSYSAGVKQALDRCRGAVTIIGGSGFSLLPRELLAYLGGDYGVVGEGEEVLPQLLSRLERGEPVADLPGVVCAGRDDITPPQPVAQIGAPDRQLFAVERYRREGGMANVQTKRGCPFTCIYCTYPLLEGRQVRLRPVADVIAELRTLADGHGIDYVYFVDDIFNYPPEYATELCRALSGAGLGINWSAFINPGFITPRLVDEMATAGCDAVEFGSDSGSPAMLTNLGKSFGVGEIRAASQACHEQAIDFAHYLLFGGPGETAATVAESFALMDEVEPTAVIAMTGIRIYPGTPLHAQAVAEGIISPADSLLEPAFYLAPTVRDSLGELVTSEAMKRRNWVAPGLEINMSDALLEALRAFPVRGPLWKQLKRLTRSRVNPFGPR, from the coding sequence ATGAAAGTGCTCCTCATCTCGGCAAACCGCGAGCGGAGCCCCTACCCGGTTTTCCCGATCGGCCTCGCCTACCTGGCCGGACCGCTGGCCGCTGCCGGGCACGAACTGCGGGCAATCGACCTCTGTTTCAGCACGGAGCCGGAGGAAGACGTCACCCGGGCCATGGCCGATTTCGCCCCCGCCGCAGTGGTCGTCTCGGTGCGCAATATCGACAACGTCACCTGGCCCGGCTGTCGCTCTTACAGCGCCGGGGTGAAACAGGCGCTCGACCGCTGCCGCGGAGCCGTGACGATTATCGGCGGCTCCGGCTTTTCCCTGCTGCCGCGGGAACTGCTCGCCTATCTGGGCGGCGACTACGGCGTGGTCGGCGAAGGGGAAGAGGTGCTGCCGCAGCTCCTTTCCCGGCTGGAACGCGGCGAGCCGGTCGCCGATCTACCGGGAGTGGTTTGCGCCGGTCGGGACGATATCACCCCCCCGCAACCGGTGGCACAGATCGGTGCGCCGGACCGGCAGCTCTTTGCCGTTGAGCGCTACCGGCGGGAAGGGGGAATGGCCAACGTCCAGACCAAGCGTGGCTGTCCCTTTACCTGTATCTACTGCACCTATCCCCTCCTCGAAGGGCGCCAGGTTCGCCTTCGCCCGGTGGCCGACGTGATCGCCGAACTGCGGACGCTGGCCGACGGGCATGGCATCGATTACGTCTACTTTGTCGATGACATCTTCAATTACCCGCCGGAGTACGCGACAGAGCTCTGCCGCGCCCTGAGCGGGGCCGGCCTCGGCATCAACTGGTCGGCCTTCATCAATCCCGGCTTCATCACCCCCCGGCTCGTCGACGAGATGGCTACCGCCGGCTGTGATGCGGTCGAATTCGGTTCGGACTCCGGCTCGCCGGCAATGCTGACAAACCTCGGCAAGTCGTTCGGCGTCGGCGAAATTCGCGCCGCCTCGCAGGCCTGCCACGAGCAGGCAATCGATTTTGCCCATTACCTGCTCTTCGGCGGCCCCGGCGAAACGGCAGCGACGGTTGCCGAAAGCTTCGCCCTGATGGACGAGGTGGAACCGACCGCCGTCATCGCCATGACCGGCATCCGGATCTACCCCGGCACCCCTCTCCATGCCCAGGCGGTCGCCGAAGGAATAATCTCCCCCGCCGACTCGCTGCTGGAACCGGCATTCTATCTCGCGCCAACGGTCCGGGACTCGCTCGGCGAACTCGTCACCAGCGAAGCCATGAAGCGGCGGAACTGGGTAGCGCCGGGACTGGAGATCAACATGAGCGACGCCCTGCTCGAGGCGCTCCGCGC